In the genome of Oncorhynchus mykiss isolate Arlee chromosome 18, USDA_OmykA_1.1, whole genome shotgun sequence, one region contains:
- the LOC110496146 gene encoding elongin-A, producing the protein MALTLFCCNEAASGHRAPAVNMAEELLEAVERLQSRLCENLEPRKLQKTLKRLGELPMTVDILVETGVGKTVNSFRKHDLAGDLAKSLVAKWKKLVPTPSAERPGNAKDVRTHAHPHSSEGRDVSHKRVRELSPEEPPHVEEEDEEEEMMIEEEEERGYRTNYSPSPPQHHYSPPQLSHGGQRVGYQSEGYESPMEEEPEPAPSLLHKEVRHTKPHKEPGREHHGSHGDRDEERRRRHVQAGGGGGGEGKKRSAEREPQHTGKASKHSRHSTPHESKRDKRGGSDGRSREPRDSPVLVQVTEEQAEEAFDTPTMSFESFLTYDAPTPTKKKKKPGSSSRPSSHHHTPPRPPVLPSPAAPSSSKESKPSKANGSRSKRADPAQNPTATTPVPEKRRKVVEVVSTLPDISLPAIQPFYRPLPSIDLTPLSPQRRKGPVSNDAEEDTGFTGRRFNSKMTVYSGSKTSYLPKMMSLYEQCIRVLQNNIDSIDEVGGVPFEILEPVLERCTPEQLYRIEQCNQCFMEDSDELWHRHCQRDFKRETPQEYESWREMYLRKHDEREERLRKLTQNISSAHANKPKGRQVKMAFVNSVAKPPRDVRRRQEKFGTTSTSTASSTAAAAPIKIRPALSYSSHSDEPSHSSSHDSPPETSRSSGPSVGPSARDNKPQVKKIAPMMAKTIKAFKNRFSRR; encoded by the exons ATGGCACTGACCCTATTCTGCTGTAATGAAGCAGCTTCCGGGCACAGGGCACCAGCAGTAAACATGGCGGAGGAGCTGTTGGAAGCGGTGGAGAGACTTCAGTCTCGGCTCTGCGAGAATTTAGAGCCTCGCAAG CTCCAGAAGACCCTCAAACGGCTGGGGGAGCTGCCTATGACTGTGGATATCCTTGTG GAAACTGGAGTAGGAAAAACTGTGAATTCGTTCCGGAAACATGATCTTGCTGGAGATCTTGCGAAGAGCCTTGTGGCCAAGTGGAAGAAACTGGTTCCCACCCCGTCTGCTGAAAG ACCCGGCAACGCCAAGGACGTACGGACACATGCGCACCCTCACAGCTCTGAGGGAAGGGACGTAAGCCACAAACGTGTCCGGGAACTATCCCCAGAGGAGCCTCCtcatgtagaggaggaggatgaagaggaggagatgatgatagaggaggaagaggaaagaggCTACCGCACCAActactccccctccccccctcagcACCACTACAGCCCCCCACAGCTCAGCCACGGTGGCCAACGAGTGGGATACCAGTCTGAGGGCTACGAGAGCCCCATGGAGGAAGAGCCAGAGCCCGCGCCCAGCCTCCTTCACAAAGAGGTCCGACACACCAAACCACACAAAGAGCCTGGCAGGGAGCATCACGGTTCCCACGGCGACCGGGACGAGGAGAGGCGGCGACGTCATGTCCAGGCGGGCGGTGGTGGCGGTGGCGAAGGGAAGAAGCGCAGCGCGGAGAGGGAACCGCAGCACACTGGCAAGGCCTCCAAGCACAGTCGGCACTCCACCCCGCACGAGAGTAAGAGGGACAAGAGAGGTGGAAGTGATG GGAGGTCACGTGAGCCTAGGGACTCCCCTGTATTAGTCCaagtgactgaggagcaggcagaagAGGCATTTGATACCCCCACCATGTCGTTTGAATCCTTCCTCACATATGACGCCCCTACGCCcactaagaagaagaagaagcccgGCAGCAGCAGTCGGCCCtcctcccaccaccacacacctCCTCGTCCGCCTGTCCTGCCCTCGCCTGCTGCTCCTTCCTCCTCCAAGGAGTCCAAGCCCAGCAAGGCCAACGGGAGCCGCAGTAAAAGGGCTGATCCAGCCCAGAACCCGACAGCAACGACTCCGGTGCCTGAGAAACGCCGGAAG GTGGTCGAGGTTGTGTCCACGCTTCCTGATATCTCTCTGCCAGCCATCCAGCCTTTCTACAGACCTCTGCCTTCCATTGATCTCACACCGTTGTCTCCTCAGCGGCGTAAAG GTCCTGTGTCAAATGACGCCGAGGAGGACACCGGCTTCACTGGGAGACGCTTTAACTCTAAAATGACGGTCTACTCGGGTTCAAAGACGTCCTATCTGCCCAAGATGATGAGTCTGTACGAGCAGTGCATCCGGGTGCTTCAAAACAACATTGACT CAATTGATGAGGTGGGAGGTGTGCCATTTGAGATTCTGGAACCAGTACTAGAGCGATGCACCCCAGAACAGCTTTACCGCATTGAGCAGTGCaatcag TGTTTTATGGAGGACTCTGATGAGCTTTGGCATCGCCACTGCCAGCGGGACTTCAAGCGTGAGACGCCCCAGGAGTACGAGTCGTGGCGGGAGATGTACCTGCGGAAGCACGACGAGCGGGAGGAGCGCCTTCGCAAGCTCACCCAGAACATCAGTTCGGCCCATGCCAACAAGCCCAAAG GTCGACAGGTTAAAATGGCATTTGTGAACTCTGTCGCCAAACCTCCGCGTGATGTCCGCCGGCGACAGGAGAAGTTTGGCACCACAAGCACCTCCACTGCCAGCTCCACCGCAGCTGCAGCTCCGATCAA aataaggccagCCTTGTCGTATAGCTCTCACTCGGATGAGCCCAGCCACTCCTCCTCTCACGACAGTCCCCCTGAGACCTCTCGCTCCTCAGGCCCCAGCGTTGGCCCCAGCGCCAGAGACAACAAACCACAGG